One window of Amaranthus tricolor cultivar Red isolate AtriRed21 chromosome 13, ASM2621246v1, whole genome shotgun sequence genomic DNA carries:
- the LOC130798735 gene encoding uncharacterized protein LOC130798735, translating into MLEKEFGHLQSLCERKYGHMEYEEALQGLEELCIEESKKKEHITEHSYHPYVTLLRKRRDELVEGTNERLFVSNRLEHDAISSVLKEAEKLYANHFGYQDTHALDTNDLDAGEEDRRSKGYLHQVDTYIKLAIRGQKEQMSTELCKIDARILRNLANMKHLKLKLEHAAALNYHLIILPLVKSFMRAHIEDLVEKDAIEKSDAAREAFLAELDLDSKKGAGSGNDSFKQMKDKMKDKKKSKDLKRHNYIKIGSLKVPLEPSEQFFPAAATDIDRVDSDLVASEIGDNLKELEDYQRKIEYEAVGRQLDERLEHQIRLENEAKQKFLDEQHRRNAIASFQDVEKCFSAVSFEPSISVAVNCKQNVCAEDVDGQDSNLREGNNSVGNSNDRGDRTASNYLKLGSSDGEISNRVFRSKRRTKRKGKQGGSTKLSEGRYQAVSNVKENVKFVNSSSKVKENDQVWNQDGCFHHSAFRISDGNPNSAVQFRERMPLVPNSRMTQSSLQNADTQEAEAGGVISINVKESNVFGAGLQNAIGEYNCFLTVIIQSLWHLRQFREEFLRISPSEHVHVGDPCVVCELFEILTALCVESGDAKYEPVSPTNLRIALSNLYPESNFFQEGQRNDASEVLAVIFECLHQSFTSSSGVSNLSVENTCLGSWDCYSPSCIAHTLFGMDIFERMNCYNCGLESRNMKYTSFFHNINASALRTMKVTCAEKSFDELVNLVEMNHRLACDLENGGCGESNHIHHILSNSPHIFTTVLGWQNTYESIDDIKATVAALATEIDINVLYHGVDPKNVHRLVSVVCYYGQHYHCFAYSLACERWIMYDDNTVEIIGTWEDVISICEKGHLQPQVLFYEAAM; encoded by the exons ATGCTTGAGAAGGAATTCGGCCATCTTCAGAGCCTATGTGAAAGGAAATACGGGCATATGGAATATGAAGAAGCTTTGCAGGGATTGGAGGAGCTTTGTATAGAAGAAAGCAAGAAAAAGGAGCACATCACTGAACATTCTTATCACCCCTATGTAACACTGCTCAGGAAACGCAGAGATGAGCTTGTTGAAGGTACAAACGAAAGATTGTTTGTCAGCAATAGGTTGGAGCATGATGCCATCTCGAGTGTCTTGAAGGAAGCTGAAAAACTCTATGCTAATCATTTTGGATATCAGGATACCCATGCTTTGGATACAAATGACTTGGATGCTGGTGAAGAGGATCGGAGATCGAAGGGTTATTTACATCAGGTGGACACATACATTAAGCTTGCTATTCGAGGACAAAAGGAACAGATGTCTACAGAG TTGTGCAAAATTGATGCAAGAATTTTGCGAAATCTTGCCAATATGAAGCATCTGAAGCTCAAGCTTGAACACGCTGCTGCTCTTAATTATCATCTTATAATATTGCCGCTTGTAAAGTCATTCATGCGG GCACACATAGAAGATCTAGTGGAAAAAGATGCTATCGAGAAATCTGATGCAGCAAGAGAAGCATTTTTGGCAGAGCTTGATCTTGATTCTAAGAAAGGCGCTGGAAGTGGAAATGATAGCTTCAAACAAATGAAGGATAAAATGAAAGACAAGAAAAAAAGTAAAGATCTTAAGAGACACAATTACATAAAA ATTGGTAGCCTTAAAGTGCCACTTGAGCCTTCTGAACAATT TTTTCCTGCAGCTGCCACTGATATTGATCGTGTGGATTCTGACTTGGTGGCTTCTGAAATTGGTGACAACCTCAAAGAACTTGAGGACTATCAAAGAAAGATTGAGTATGAGGCAGTGGGGCGGCAGCTTGATGAACGCTTAGAACATCAGATACGGTTGGAGAATGAGGCAAAACAGAAGTTTCTTGATGAGCAGCATAGAAGAAATGCTATTGCAAGTTTTCAAGATGTTGAGAAGTGCTTCAGTGCTGTTTCTTTCGAGCCTAGCATCTCCGTAGCTGTAAACTGTAAGCAA AATGTTTGTGCGGAAGATGTTGATGGTCAGGATAGCAACCTGAGGGAGGGCAATAACAGTGTTGGTAACTCGAATGACAGGGGCGATAGAACTGCGAGCAACTATCTTAAACTAG GATCATCTGATGGAGAAATTTCAAATAGAGTTTTCCGGTCAAAACGACGTACAAAAAGGAAAGGGAAGCAGGGTGGTTCCACAAAACTATCAGAGGGAAGGTATCAAGCTGTTTCTAATGTGAAGGAAAAtgtaaaattcgtaaattcatCTTCTAAAGTAAAGGAAAATGACCAAGTCTGGAATCAAGATGGCTGTTTTCATCACAGCG CATTTAGGATTTCAGATGGTAACCCTAACTCTGCTGTCCAG TTCCGTGAGAGGATGCCTTTGGTTCCAAATTCAAGGATGACACAATCAAGCTTGCAAAATGCAGATACTCAGGAAGCTGAAGCTGGTGGCGTGATCAGCATAAATGTTAAAGAATCAAATGTATTTGGTGCGGGACTGCAGAATGCAATTGGTGAATACAATTGTTTCTTAACTGTTATCATCCAG TCCTTGTGGCATCTACGGCAATTTCGGGAAGAGTTTTTGAGGATATCACCGTCCGAGCATGTTCATGTAGGAGATCCTTGTGTTGTTTGTGAGTTATTTGAGATCTTAACAGCATTATGTGTGGAATCTGGAGATGCAAAATATGAACCGGTGTCTCCTACCAATTTAAGGATTGCTTTAAGCAATTTATATCCAGAAAGTAATTTTTTCCAGGAG GGCCAAAGGAATGATGCTTCTGAAGTTCTTGCAGTAATATTTGAATGCCTGCATCAGTCATTTACCTCTAGTTCAGGTGTTTCTAACTTGTCAGTTGAAAACACTTGCTTGGGGTCTTGGGATTGTTACAGCCCTTCTTGTATAGCACATACTCTTTTCGGAATGGACATCTTTGAACGAATGAATTGCTATAATTGTGGTCTGGAGTCCCGGAATATGAAGTACACTTCattttttcataatatcaatgCCAGTGCTCTGCGAACAATGAAG GTAACGTGTGCAGAAAAATCATTTGATGAGCTGGTAAATTTAGTTGAAATGAATCATCGGTTAGCTTGTGACCTTGAAAATGGTGGATGTGGTGAATCTAACCATATTCATCACATCCTTTCAAATTCTCCTCACATATTTACAACAG TTCTTGGCTGGCAAAATACATACGAGAGCATAGATGACATTAAAGCAACAGTGGCAGCTTTGGCTACTGAGATAGACATCAATGTACTTTACCATGGTGTTGATCCCAAGAATGTGCATCGACTGGTGTCTGTG GTTTGTTATTACGGTCAACATTACCATTGCTTTGCTTATAGTCTTGCCTGTGAGAGATGGATAATGTATGATGACAATACAGTCGAG ATAATTGGCACTTGGGAGGATGTCATTTCTATCTGCGAAAAAGGGCATTTACAACCTCAGGTTCTCTTTTATGAAGCTGCAATGTAA